Genomic window (Arachis hypogaea cultivar Tifrunner chromosome 13, arahy.Tifrunner.gnm2.J5K5, whole genome shotgun sequence):
GCATGCTGCTGTAACATTCTTTTGAATCCAGGATTATGCAAGATGAAGCAACTTCAAGAGCTGGACCTCTCTAGCAATTATATTACAGGAACATTAGATACATGCCTTGCCAATTCGACCTTGATAGGAATAAAACACACAATTCCCTACTtgcaagaattagaggagcaCAAATATTTCATGCAGAAACTGAAAATCCACCCTGGATCCCTTCGTTTCAGTTGTAATATTTTGATATATCCCATTGTCGAATAAACCTACCTACAAAAATTATTCCTAGCTGCCTTTTATATCAACATGGCTTAACTTTCATTGATATCTCACACAACAATTTAGTTGGTATGTTTCCTAATTGGTTGCTAGTGATAATCCAAAACTTGAATCTGTTTTGTTAAGTGGCAACTCTTTCGGTGGATCTTTCGAACTACCCTTTGATCTAAATCATCGCCTTGATCAACTAGATATGTAAGACCTATCAAACAACCATATCCAAGGTGAGCTCCCCAACAGCATtggattcatcctcccaaatttaacatattttaatGTCTCAAGCAAGTtgttcaatggtcatatccctGCATCAATAGGAGAGATGTCAAACTTGCTAATTTGGACCTTACCTCCAACAATTTTTCAGGAGAAGTACCAAAGCAAATTCTTCTCAGATGCACCTCGTTATGGCCTCTCTGCTTATGAAATAACAACTTGCAGGGTCAAATATTTTCTACACCCATGACCAATAATCAGTTACCCTTCCAAGTTGGATTGGCAAACTTGGGTTGTCCATCTTAAGTTTATCCGGGAACAACTTTAAAGGTGAAATGATAAAAGAACTGTGCCAGCTTGTTAACCTTGGTTATTTAGATTTATCTCACAATAAGTAACAAAGGGAATCCGAATCTTTCGTGGATTATAAGTAACAGAGGTAACACAACACCACCACCTCTTATACCTCCAGTTCCCTAGAATGGCATTGAGGAAAATGATTCTGCAATGGATCTCACTTCCTTCTGTTGGACATTTTGTGTCCTATGTCATGGTCATAATAATTTTAGTGATGATACTTTGGATCAATCCTCACTGGAGGAGAGCTTGGTTTTATTTTGTGGAACATTGCCGCCTCAGATGTTTTGGTCAATTTCTTCAACTCAATTTCTGTGTCAAATAAATTACTCAAGAATCTTAGACATAATTACTTCTGTTATTTGTAAACTAAGATATGATGGTATGTACAATGTCATGAATAAAGTGTCGGTTAATTTAGTCAGTCTTACATCAGCTTTTATTATTTCACTGAATATTCTTTGTTAAGTTTTCATTCTTATCTGCTCAACTGTGCAAGTCAATTCAATTATGGTGGCTGCATTCAGTATTGACACCTGTCAGACACAACCTATTGACCGAATAGTAGTAGAAAAAATACAAAACTGGAAGAAAGAGCTTATAGAGATGATATACATAACATTTTCTCTTTTTGGTGTTAATCATCACTTTCTCTACTACTTCCCAAGTCTTCAATGGCTTCAaccactcctgatgctagccaaaACCAAGAATCCACCAAGAACAGCATCATATTCAGAAGCGTGAAAACACTAGCTGAATCACCTGAACTCACCTCAGTCCCATCCtcatacacatatgccaccaacCCAGATGATGAATTAGTAactgaccctgatgatgatgatccaATCCCTGTCATAGACTACTCCTTATTGTTCACTGGCACACCTGATCAGAGAGCCAAGACCATCCATGACTTAGGCAGAGCTTGTGAGGAGTGGGGTTTCTTCATGGTGATCAATCACTCCGTGCCAAAGAGCCTCATGGAGAAAATGGTGGATCAAGTCTTTGCTTTCTTTAATCTTAAAGAGGAAGACAAGCAAGAGTATGCAGGTAACAAGAATGTGACGGATCCAATAAGGTATGGTACCAGCTTCAACGCTTCAATGGACAGAGTCAAGTTCTGGAGAGATTTCATTAAAATCATAGTGCACCCTGAATTTCACTCACCAGACAAACCACCTGCTTTCAGGCGAGCTTTTACCTCAttctttactttttcttgtaAACTCTAAAACACTCTGAAACATGAATACTAATACGAGATAAATAACACAACTAACTATCTTCAAGTGTTTCTGAAGCATTAGTTCTAGATTTATTTCTGCATGGTAGATTTAAAGTTAAAGGTAGAGTGAAATACATAGACCGTGCTAAGTTCAACTAAACATTCATTTGTTGTATTATTGAAGGGACACGTGTGAAGAGTACTGCCGAAAAACCAGGGAACTGGGAAGAGAGCTACTCAAAGGaatatcagaaagcttgggaCTGGAAGCAGATTACATAGATAGAACAATGAACCTTGATCATGGTTTGCAAATCATAGCAGCAAATCTTTACTCACCTTGTCCTCAGCCAGATCTTGCAATGGGAATGCCCCCACATTCTGATCATGGCTTATTGAACCTCCTCATTCAGAATGGAGTTTGTGGCCTTCAAGTTCTTCACAACAAGAAGTGGATCAATGTTAGTTCTGCTCCAAATCGCTTCTTGGTCCTTGTGTCTGATCACCTCGAGGTACCAACACAACACAACCCTACTTGTTTTGTATCTAAGAAAAACAGACACATCAATAAGATTGGTatatcatcaaaattaaactcaaaaaaaattaacgtatcTGTTAATATTTTGATATAATGCTAGTAATTTCTGAAGATTCTTGTGTGTTGTTATAATAGATCTTGAGCAATGGAAAGTATAAAAGTGTGGTGCATCGAGCAGTCGTGAGCAACAAAGCCACGAGAATTTCGCTGGCAACAGTGATTGCACCATCCTTGGACACAGTGGTGGAGCCAGCTTCAGAGCTTACAGACAATCAAACCAATCCAGCAGCATATGTTGGGATGAAACACAAAGATTATATGGAACTTCAGCGAACCAACCATCTTTATGGGAAGTCTGTGTTAAACCAAGTTAAAATCTAAACTTTAATAAATTACTACCTAAAAGTAAGTCTTTGGCTCAAGTTAAAAGCATGTAAAATAGGAAGCAAGTAGTATCACATCATACACTATGatttatgagttgtgtatttcTATGATTTATGAATGTCATCTGCATGCTATAAATGCAACCTCAAATTGGAGCCACATTAGTTTCATGAACCATACCACATTAATCTCGAATTGTTCCGTATAACGTGCAGTATCTTGAGGCAAAGTTGCACTTAACTTGCTCAGCAATCAATCATATGTAAACGTATTATCTTTTCTGCTCTGTTCTCCCCTTTTTCTGTGTACCAAAGCAGCCACTTTAAGATCTTAAGATCTGCGCTTTTTTATGACAAGTCGTCAAAGACACCTTTCAGCTTCATAAATTAAAACCGCTCATTAACTAATAAGATAGGATCCATTGTATTCTTCATCATTTCATAGGGATATTAGTGTTACTACCACCATGGCTATTAGCAAACCACGTTTAGATATATGCAGCAGTTCCCAAAAACATAATAATAGACCTCGTTGGTTGCACTCTTCAATTCTctccatcttcatcctcttcaccATTCTCACCCTCTTCTTTCTCCTCCACACACCCTTCTACTCCCCTCAAACtgcaccaccaccatcatcatggAGTGTAATGCACCAGATGCAAAGTTATTCCATCTTCAACACCACTTCCTCCACAACCACCATCAAATCTATGGTCCACAAGCTTCGTACTTCAGTCACATTTCTTCCACTCAAGGATCTTCGTTACTCCAACGCAGCACTTGTAGGCCACACATGGTTCATGAGCTCCATGTATGATACTCACCAAGAAGGTGAAGTCCAATACCAAAAGTTCCCATCAGAATCATCACATGGTAGGGTTCTATGCCTGAAAGGACGTGACACCCATGATGGTTCCTGGAACTACTATGCTCTGGCATGGCCTGAAGCTTTGCCTTACAACACCACGTTCATGAAAGGTTTAACCTTTGTGTCATATAATCATTACAACTATGATAACTTGTGGCATGGTTTAACTGCTATGCTCCCATTTGTGGCTTGGCACAAGATGAATAATTGTTCAAGATTTCCATCAAGGTGGGTTTTGTATCATAGGGGTGAGTTAAGGTTCAACATGGGCCTATGGGTAGGGACCATGATGGAGGCTACATTTGATGGGACTCAAAAGATTGAAAGATTTGATGGGCCTGGGCCTGGGCCTGTTTGTTTTGAGGAGGCTGTGGTTATGAGGCACAATGAGGGTGGCATGTCAAGGGAGAGGAGAATGCAGGTTTATGATTTGATGAGGTGTAAGGCTAGGATTTATTGTAACATGAGCAGCCTCAATGATAGAACAAGTGTTGAACTCAATGATATTGGAATGACATTGTTTTTGAGGACAGGACCAAGATCTTTTAAGAATGATTCAGTTGTGGCTGAAATCTTTAAGAAAGAGTGTGATAAGGTGGAAGGTTGCCGTTTTAGGATTGCTTATTCCAATAATCTTACCTTTTGTGAGCAGGTATATATGTAGTTTATTAATGTCAATAATGATAGATCTTCATCAGTACTTGATTAAGTATTTGTATGTATGATAATGCAGGTGAAATTGATGAGTATGACAGATATGTTGATATCCCCACATGGAGCTCAACTAACGAACATGTTCCTGATGGAAAGAAACAGCAGTGTGATGGAATTCTTCCCAAAAGGGTGGCTGAAACTAGCAGGTGTAGGGCAATACGTTTACCAGTGGATAGCAAGCTGGTCAGGGATGAAGCATGAGGGAAGTTGGAGGGACACCATTGGAGATCACTGTCCTTACCCTGAGCATGATTCAAGATGCATGCCTTTTTTCAAGAATGCTAGAATTGGATATGATCACAATCATTTTGCACACTGGTCTAGACGTGTTTTGGTTGATATCAGAACAAGAAAGATTCATCAAGCTTCAATCATCAACACCACCATCTTACCACCACCAACTACTACTTCTATTCGTTCTTCTTGTTAACTAAACAAATACTAAATACTTCATCTATCACTCTATATATATGATACTTTTTTTAAGGGATGAAGCAAACAATTGTCTACAATTGCAATAGGATCCTGGCATATACAAAGCTTTACAGATCCCACATTATTATGGCAGAGTTGAAATTAGCTCCCAATAAAGCAACTACCTGCTTTTGAAACTTGTCATTACTACTGCACAAGTGCATAAATTAAAGCCGCCCAACtcaccacaattttatggttctTGCAGAAATAGCTCAACCTTTGGGACCACTACTCAACATCACATATTCCATTCCAACTCAGTAACCTATAAGCCTTCACCCATCGTTACTTTtacataaagatatttttatacaaaaataaggGTTAACCACAAAAAACGTTCTCGAATTATTCAAACGCGGACAAAAATACATTCGAAtttttactatcgacaaaaatacctttaaataatttaaaaacactaCAACAATActcaacagtaaatatatattttcaaaaaatgtcttaaaaattgaattttgatgtgattttttacaaatataattaaaaaaaaaagatattattattcttaaaattaggtcattttttctaagtatatatttttttgtgttttttaaaagtattattaattcttaacaaaaaaattataaaaaaatatatactcaacgaaaaattaccaaattttaaggataataatatcttatttttttaatcatgcttgtaaaaaattgtatcaaaattcaatctctaatgtattttttgagaaatacgtatttaatgttagataatcttgcaaaaaaactaacattaaatatgtatttctcaaaaaatatattaaagattgaattttgatgcaattttttgcaagaatgattagaaaaatgatatattattattcttaaaatttggtgattttttgttaagtatatattatttttgattttttaaaagtattattggttgttaacaaaaaaaattataaaaaaatatatacttgacgaaaaattaccaatttttatgtataataatatcttatttttataatcatgattgtaaaaaattgcatcaaaattcaatctttaagatattttttaaaaatatatatttactgttgggtattattgttgtgtttttaaattatttgaaggcatttttgtcgatagtaaaattcaAGTGTATTTTTACCAGCGTTTAAATAATTCGAGAACATTTTTAGTGGTTaaccctaaaaataataattaaaaattattgaatagtTTTATATActtaactaattaaattattatgCGTATTCACATTCTAATTATTATTTTCACatgacataaaatttaaaaaaattgtagtaattaaaaaaaatatcagaagtcatcagaatttattgtttttactcATTACTTAAttatcaactcaatttttttagtcaaagtgataaccaaaaataataaatcctaGATCCTTTTTCGTAATTAAATTctagatataataataataataatataataatggcTTTGATAGAATCTTTGAGAGTATACAAAAGCTAAATAATAGTAGCTAGTAAATGGATGAGGGAGCCAAATAATAAAACTTTACAGGGTGTAGAAAATGGATAATTGTTTGGGATGGGCCATGATGACCTACTcatacatgcatgcatgcatgttcACCATGATATTGTGCTTGGAACTTAATTGGCAGAGGCATGTGGGGAGAAGCCTTCACCTTCGACCCTACGTGCCACAACCCACACCACACTTGTAATTCTTTTTTCCTATAAAAATACTAATACTACTTATCTCCATGATTGTTAGGAAGTAACATGTTCATGCCCTAACTTAATATTATGGTTTAGACCCAAATAAGTCAAAAGAGATTCAATTCAAAGGTTGACTTTTATTACTTATTCGACCTCCTCAAATAAGCTGACAGATAGcatttattcaaataagtaattgTTCTCTAAAATCTATCATCTACTTCTAGAAGAGATatctcaacaaccctaagataaagagacggttatccaccttcagAAGTGGAACTAATACCTTGACGCTCTCAGGTAaacctaagttccaatactctctaaacctgcttacacccttgctaacttaggcatcggagtgtctttgcaggtaccaccccctcatTCTCTCATGTATATAACTCGGACGGCGGCTCCTAGACGTGAAGTAAGTCGGAGGCCACCTTCTTCTAACGTTTGGGCCTATCCTTCAAGCCCAATCCACCAATCTCAGGTTACCCACGTAtcattggcaccgttgctgggacCTGGGAGACCAACTCATAATGGTGGACGACCAGAACGAGGACGGACATACTGCATCGGAGTCTGAGCAAGAGCATAAAGATGTAGTCAACAACGACAGAGCCATAATATCTCTGTAAGGAGCAGATAGACAATATAGAGAAGGTCCCTCAGACGTGCAAGACTCAAGAAGAATTACCTCTGAAGTGCATGAACCAGAGAAAGAGGGACAACCTCACTCCGCCGATCTCATGGGGTTGCTACACGGCCACCAAGGGCGCCTAGAACAGCTGGAACAAGAACTGGGACGACAGCGAGAAGCGGAGAGAAACCTAAGGAGAGAGGTTGAACAACGAAAAGAGCTTGAAGAAAAGCTCTTAAGATTAGAATCCAATCTCCGAGGAAGGAGCTCTCACGTTGACCGAGAAGATACCCCATTGGGGGGAGAAGATCCGTTCAGTGAAGACATGAGGGCAAAAGTcccaaggaacttcaaaagccttGACATGGATCTGTACGACGGGACTACCGACCCGAAACACCACATCAGCAACTTTAAGAGTCGGATGTATCTAGCCGACGCTTCTGATGCTACCCGCTGTAAAGCCTTTCCAACGACTTTGACAaaggcagcgatgaagtggtttgatagccTCCCCCCCAGGTCAGTCACCAGCTTCGACGACCTCTCGCGTAAGTTTCTTATGCGATTTtcaatccagaaagacaaagtcaAGCATGCGCCTAGTCTACTGggagtaaaacaggaggtcggagaaccccTGAGAGACTACATAGAggggttcaacaaagcatgcttggAAATTCAAGATCTGCCCACGGAAGCAGTGATCATGGGCCTAGTAAATGGACACCGAGAAGGACCCTTCTCTCAGTCCATCTCGAAAAGACATCCGACTTCTTTAAGcgatgtacaagaaagagcttaaaagtacatcaacatggaggagaatgccAGATTACGGGAACCGAGCTGGCGATCTGGGCACCCTCACTCATCAAGGGAGAAGGAGAGGGAacccaagaagaaagaagaagtcgGGTCTGAAAGGTCCAGAAGATATCATTCTTACACTCCCCTACGAGTTTCCATAGTCGATATTTACAGGAAAATTTGTCACATTGAAAAGCTACCTCCCCCTCGGCCTATCAAGAACAAGAAGGGGGGAGTCATagagaatactgtgaatatcacaagttATATGGGCACTCTACCAATGATTGTTACAACTTaaagaatgtgatagaaaagctggccagggaaggtcggcttgacagatatctcttGGAATGGTCGGACAATCATGGAAAAAGGAAACGAGATGAGGAATATCAGAGAGATCCGCCACCACGGACCCCGGaaagacatatacatatgatctcaggagggtttgttGGAGGATGACTCACAAAGTCATCTCGTAAAAGACATCTGAAGGAAGTTTACCAGGTTGGGAGCGAACTACCCGACCTCCCAACCATCTGTTTTACCGAAGAAGATGGGCAGGCTATTGTTCCCGGACATGACGATCTGGTGGTAATTACCATGATTCTCACCAACGCTCATCTACACAGAACCCTAGTGGATTAGGGGAGCTCAGCAGACATTCTGTTCAAACCAGCGTTTGACAAGTTGGGATTTGATGAAAAGGAGTTAAGGGCATACCCTGACA
Coding sequences:
- the LOC112733350 gene encoding uncharacterized protein; amino-acid sequence: MAISKPRLDICSSSQKHNNRPRWLHSSILSIFILFTILTLFFLLHTPFYSPQTAPPPSSWSVMHQMQSYSIFNTTSSTTTIKSMVHKLRTSVTFLPLKDLRYSNAALVGHTWFMSSMYDTHQEGEVQYQKFPSESSHGRVLCLKGRDTHDGSWNYYALAWPEALPYNTTFMKGLTFVSYNHYNYDNLWHGLTAMLPFVAWHKMNNCSRFPSRWVLYHRGELRFNMGLWVGTMMEATFDGTQKIERFDGPGPGPVCFEEAVVMRHNEGGMSRERRMQVYDLMRCKARIYCNMSSLNDRTSVELNDIGMTLFLRTGPRSFKNDSVVAEIFKKECDKVEGCRFRIAYSNNLTFCEQVKLMSMTDMLISPHGAQLTNMFLMERNSSVMEFFPKGWLKLAGVGQYVYQWIASWSGMKHEGSWRDTIGDHCPYPEHDSRCMPFFKNARIGYDHNHFAHWSRRVLVDIRTRKIHQASIINTTILPPPTTTSIRSSC
- the LOC112733351 gene encoding 2-oxoglutarate-dependent dioxygenase 19, translating into MASTTPDASQNQESTKNSIIFRSVKTLAESPELTSVPSSYTYATNPDDELVTDPDDDDPIPVIDYSLLFTGTPDQRAKTIHDLGRACEEWGFFMVINHSVPKSLMEKMVDQVFAFFNLKEEDKQEYAGNKNVTDPIRYGTSFNASMDRVKFWRDFIKIIVHPEFHSPDKPPAFRDTCEEYCRKTRELGRELLKGISESLGLEADYIDRTMNLDHGLQIIAANLYSPCPQPDLAMGMPPHSDHGLLNLLIQNGVCGLQVLHNKKWINVSSAPNRFLVLVSDHLEILSNGKYKSVVHRAVVSNKATRISLATVIAPSLDTVVEPASELTDNQTNPAAYVGMKHKDYMELQRTNHLYGKSVLNQVKI